One window of Phycisphaeraceae bacterium genomic DNA carries:
- a CDS encoding sensor histidine kinase, with protein sequence MASHGRHSEPTGPHSRGDGPAPSRGPAGRSTWNSREGERPAERAGERLIGEIDLIQARLGELARESGVGGEGGSVGGGGGNGGAVPRVERLAMLGEISGFVAHEFNNILTPLLAHAQVALRQPRDAERMAIALERVVAGVKRATGIAGSIMELAKQDGSDAAASERVSAERGGVSRETGSVVRTPLADIAKCARRAADDAFGCESGEGAGGWEGRVRLEIEPGLKGAMDESELLQVLLNLLLNARRANAAAAGNGSSTAYDSICIRGGARRVPVEMSQDSDIDRSMPELLRWQDVTDRSACSGGFDGGRGGDCKSDNQWCVVEVMDRGGGVEEGVLGGLRRRGYRVVGGGARGVCGGVGGVGLGLEVSRRLVERAGGWMEIESRAGVGTAVRVWLRLGESK encoded by the coding sequence ATGGCATCGCATGGCCGCCACTCCGAGCCCACCGGCCCGCATTCGCGGGGTGATGGCCCCGCGCCGTCGCGCGGGCCTGCGGGGCGTTCCACGTGGAACAGCCGCGAGGGGGAGCGGCCTGCGGAACGGGCCGGGGAGCGGCTGATCGGTGAGATTGACCTGATTCAGGCCCGGCTCGGCGAGCTGGCCAGGGAGTCGGGTGTTGGTGGTGAGGGTGGGAGTGTTGGGGGGGGTGGGGGGAATGGGGGTGCGGTGCCTCGGGTGGAGCGGCTGGCGATGCTCGGGGAGATCTCCGGGTTCGTGGCCCACGAGTTCAACAACATCCTGACCCCCCTGCTGGCCCATGCTCAGGTCGCGCTGCGGCAGCCGCGTGATGCGGAGCGGATGGCGATTGCTCTGGAGCGGGTCGTGGCGGGCGTGAAGCGAGCGACGGGGATCGCCGGTTCGATCATGGAACTTGCGAAGCAGGACGGATCGGACGCCGCGGCGAGTGAGCGGGTCTCTGCGGAGCGGGGGGGTGTTTCACGTGAAACAGGGTCAGTGGTGCGTACGCCGTTGGCGGACATCGCTAAGTGTGCGAGACGAGCCGCGGATGATGCCTTCGGATGTGAGAGTGGGGAGGGTGCGGGTGGGTGGGAAGGGCGCGTGCGGCTGGAGATCGAGCCGGGGCTGAAGGGGGCGATGGATGAGAGTGAGTTGCTTCAGGTGTTGTTGAACCTGTTGTTGAATGCGAGGCGGGCGAACGCCGCGGCGGCGGGGAATGGCTCTAGTACGGCTTATGATAGTATATGTATACGCGGCGGGGCCCGGCGGGTTCCAGTGGAGATGTCGCAAGATTCGGATATTGATAGGTCGATGCCGGAACTCTTGCGTTGGCAGGATGTTACGGATCGGTCGGCGTGTTCGGGTGGCTTTGACGGAGGGCGCGGGGGCGATTGTAAGTCCGATAATCAGTGGTGTGTGGTTGAGGTCATGGATCGTGGTGGGGGGGTTGAGGAGGGTGTGTTGGGTGGGTTGCGTCGGCGCGGGTATCGCGTGGTGGGTGGTGGCGCGCGAGGTGTGTGTGGGGGAGTGGGGGGTGTGGGATTGGGGCTGGAAGTGAGCCGCCGGCTGGTGGAGCGGGCGGGGGGTTGGATGGAGATCGAGTCGCGGGCGGGTGTGGGAACGGCGGTGAGGGTGTGGTTGCGGCTGGGGGAGAGCAAATAG
- a CDS encoding NUDIX domain-containing protein — MPKTYPEDEPGHIEFIARGVAIDHRTGSPRVLLCRSRKRGYSYLPGGHVEFGETAAQALAREILEETGLSCQVGPLLQVHECAFHDGKVQRHEVNLLFHVKHLGPGAAPFPDPVPSAEPHIAFDWIPLDRVGSIDLRPARAGAWLTAHAAALAAGLLPPFESVADIDQ; from the coding sequence ATGCCCAAGACCTACCCCGAGGACGAGCCCGGCCACATCGAGTTCATCGCCCGCGGCGTCGCCATCGACCACCGCACCGGCTCCCCCCGCGTCCTCCTCTGCCGCAGCCGCAAACGCGGCTACTCCTACCTCCCGGGCGGCCATGTCGAGTTCGGCGAGACCGCCGCACAGGCCCTCGCCCGCGAGATCCTCGAAGAGACCGGGCTCTCCTGCCAGGTCGGCCCCCTGCTCCAGGTCCACGAGTGCGCCTTCCACGATGGCAAGGTCCAGCGCCACGAGGTCAACCTCCTGTTTCACGTGAAACACCTCGGCCCCGGCGCTGCCCCGTTCCCCGATCCAGTCCCATCCGCTGAGCCACACATCGCCTTCGATTGGATCCCGCTCGACCGCGTCGGCTCCATCGACCTCCGGCCCGCCCGTGCCGGCGCCTGGCTGACCGCCCACGCCGCGGCTCTCGCGGCGGGCCTGCTCCCCCCCTTCGAGTCGGTCGCCGACATCGACCAGTAG